The proteins below are encoded in one region of Mus caroli unplaced genomic scaffold, CAROLI_EIJ_v1.1 scaffold_10024_1, whole genome shotgun sequence:
- the LOC110289168 gene encoding cation channel sperm-associated protein subunit beta, with product MSIKDKRTASALATMPQSIKSKLRFLTGSWFLYNFGTAGGRKWSISTRQCNYWIQQDSLDFMSLNLVKYIDVGNKIDFQFKIIPKAMSTFPIPPVSMVVGNPGLVEVKTQGVFDLNENYYLNIYISGRFFQKGSTSIALVLWEGSSICYAITLLPTIKSSCSYLRTMHHTPGRHIPREDWISGVHKDSRGFNMIKTLPINYRPPSHMGISIPLTDNFYHADPSKPIPRNQFHKSKETGKYKQCANVTSRAMCNCSEHQKFSHAVAFSDCKEKVHRFKFPVTQYPVVLEILNERDKISAEPPYLVTMTEVNMRKNWQLKHNEPENVKKMKHYLEPLLKTPVYNPLGLNLTIQGSELFHFKVSVVPGVSFCDLNEEFQIYVDEVPLPFPGHTLIAVATSVVLGILIFIAFVFQLRNIHPLKALKKFIRGNPGFTSSTTVSS from the exons ATGAGCATTAAGGATAAACGGACTGCTTCTGCCTTGGCTACTATGCCTCaatcaataaaatcaaaactGAGGTTTCTAACAGGTTCTTGGTTCTTATACAACTTTGGCACGGCTGGAGGACGGAAATGGAGCATAAGTACAAGACAATGTAATTATTGGATTCAACAAGATAGTCTTGATTTTATGTCCCTTAATCTTGTGAAGTATATTGATgtgggaaacaaaatagattttcaatTTAAGATTATTCCAAAAG CTATGTCAACATTTCCTATCCCTCCAGTCAGTATGGTGGTTGGAAACCCAGGATTGGTGGAAGTTAAGACACAAGGTGTTTTTGACCTCAATGAAAATTATtatctaaatatttacatatctGGAAGATTTTTTCAAAAA GGTTCCACTTCAATAGCACTGGTTCTTTGGGAGGGATCAAGTATATGCTATGCTATTACACTGCTGCCAACCATAAAGAGCAGCTGCAGTTACCTCAGGACTATGCACCACACTCCTGGCAGGCACATACCACGTGAAGACTGGATTAGTGGAGTTCACAAGGACAGTCGGGGTTTCAATATGATCAAAACTCTGCCG ATAAACTACAGACCTCCATCCCATATGGGAATTTCTATTCCACTCACAGATAATTTTTATCATGCAGACCCTAGCAAACCCATACCGAGAAATCAATTTCACAAGTCAAAG gaaactggCAAATACAAACAGTGTGCTAATGTTACCAGTCGGGCCATGTGCAACTGCTCAGAACATCAAAAGTTTTCCCATGCTGTTGCTTTCTCAGATTGCAAAGAAAAG GTTCATCGTTTCAAGTTTCCAGTCACACAATACCCAGTTGTTTTGGAAATTCTCAATGAAAGAGATAAAATCTCCGCAGAACCTCCGTATTTAGTTACCATGACTGAAGTGAATATGAGGAAAAACTGGCAACTAA AACACAATGAGCCAGAAAACGTTAAGAAAATGAAGCACTACTTAGAGCCACTGCTTAAGACTCCAGTGTATAATCCTTTAGGTCTCAACCTAACCATACAG GGCTCTGAACTGTTTCACTTCAAGGTGTCTGTGGTTCCTGGAGTCAGCTTTTGTGACTTAAATGAAGAATTTCAG atTTATGTCGATGAAGTTCCATTGCCTTTTCCAGGACACACACTAATAGCTGTTGCAACATCTGTAGTGCTaggaatattaatttttatagcatTTGTATTCCAACTGCGTAACATCCACCCACTGAAGGCATTGAAGAAATTTATTAGGGGAAATCCTGGATTCACCTCAAGTACAACTGTTAGCTCATAA